Proteins from a genomic interval of Plasmodium sp. gorilla clade G2 genome assembly, chromosome: 10:
- a CDS encoding merozoite TRAP-like protein, which translates to MKRTIINLYLINIFFALFEIKGISASDTCEEWSEWSACTHGISTRKCLSDLSILDETLVCTKCDKWGVWSECKDGKKHRKVMNCPFIKEEQECDVDNDMEDDTSTNNNYIYFNVDEEENENENNNISNNNISNNNIDNNNVDVDENYNDDEEDVKNNDLNNSSTNSNNNDITNFTQVNDKMTTTHKTTNIYPVNFIQQKYTKSNRHRSDDFSKILNSMNNMNTNNHTHRSSSSNNTKNFNTYRGNSYMHPHFSNYMSSSVSNTAREEKKTGDDADKIEHDNITKEERIVPTNTQHNNINNNHHHNNNNHHHHHHGRSDIHEHDTSYSVDGDKHNSNKELPSLSTYDYDMNNDSYKNNYMKKLRDTVKEEQTKLNNNQNNEKLSSSEKHNDDMSALYEHMNAKDQDHKQQEQSDSSSNSHFENYSKLYIASGIGTLVLLGGSIATYFLYKEKKEKVVQEEVKEENFEVMFNDDAVKGKDNKAMDEEEFWALE; encoded by the coding sequence ATGAAGAgaacaataataaatttatatttgataaatatattttttgccTTATTTGAAATAAAAGGTATATCAGCAAGTGATACATGTGAAGAATGGTCAGAATGGTCTGCATGTACTCATGGAATCAGTACTAGAAAATGTTTAAGTGATCTTTCTATTTTGGATGAGACACTTGTATGTACTAAATGTGATAAATGGGGAGTATGGTCAGAATGCAAGGATGGTAAAAAACATAGAAAAGTTATGAACTGTCCTTTTATTAAAGAAGAGCAAGAATGTGATGTGGATAATGATATGGAGGATGACACGAGCACAAAtaataactatatatatttcaacgTAGATGaggaagaaaatgaaaatgaaaataacaatataagtaataacaatataagtaataacaatatagataataacaATGTTGATGTagatgaaaattataatgatgatgaagaagatgtaaaaaataatgatttaaataattctagcactaatagtaataataatgacatTACTAATTTCACACAagtaaatgataaaatgacTACAACACATAAAACgacaaatatatatccagttaattttatacaacaaaaatatacaaaaagtAATAGACATAGATCTGATGACTTttctaaaatattaaatagcATGAACAATATGAACACTAATAATCATACTCATAGAAGTAGCAGTAGTAACAATACgaaaaattttaatacttATAGAGGAAATAGTTATATGCATCCTCatttttcaaattatatGAGTTCCTCTGTATCTAATACAGCaagagaagaaaaaaaaactgGTGACGATGCGGATAAAATAGAGCATGATAATATAACTAAAGAAGAAAGGATAGTACCAACAAATAcacaacataataatattaataataatcatcatcataataataataatcatcatcatcatcatcatggTCGTAGTGATATACATGAACATGATACTTCTTACAGTGTAGATGGTGATAAACACAACTCCAATAAAGAATTACCAAGCTTGTCGACCTATGATtatgatatgaataatgattcttataaaaacaattatatgaaaaaattaagagATACTGTCAAAGAAGAACaaacaaaattaaataataatcagaacaatgaaaaattatcttCCTCAGAAAAACACAATGATGATATGTCTGCattatatgaacatatgAATGCCAAAGATCAAGATCATAAACAACAGGAGCAATCAGATTCGAGCTCAAATAGTCACTTTGAAAATTACagcaaattatatatagctAGTGGTATAGGTACTCTTGTACTTTTGGGAGGTAGTATAGCTACATATTTCTtatacaaagaaaaaaaagaaaaggtaGTACAAGAAGaagtaaaagaagaaaattttGAAGTCATGTTTAATGATGATGCTGTAAAGGGTAAGGATAATAAAGCTATGGATGAAGAAGAATTCTGGGCACTCGagtga
- a CDS encoding adenosine deaminase: MDTSYEVINYLTKDELNIDLSCLDKKERFKIWKRLPKCELHCHLDVCFSVDFFLNVIRKYNIQPNMSDEEIVDYYLFSKPGKSLDEFVEKALRLTDIYIDYTVVEDLAKHAVFNKYKEGVILMEFRYSPSFMSFKHNLDKDLIHAAIVKGLNEAVALLEYKIQVGLLCTGDGGLSHERMKEAAEFCIKHKKDFVGYDHAGHEVDLKPFKDIFADIREQGIPLSVHAGEDVSIPNLNSLYTAINLLHVKRIGHGIRVSESQELIDLVKEKDILLEVCPISNVLLNNVKSMDTHPIRKLYDAGVKVSVNSDDPGMFLTNITDNYEELYLHLNFTLADFMKMNLWAVQKSFLDEEIKNKILTKYF; the protein is encoded by the coding sequence ATGGATACTTCATATGAGGTTATCAATTACTTAACAAAGGATGAACTTAATATAGATTTATCATGCTTGGATAAGAAGGAAAGGTTTAAAATATGGAAACGACTTCCTAAATGTGAATTACATTGTCATTTAGATGTATGTTTTTCtgttgatttttttttgaatgttattcgtaaatataatatacaaccAAATATGAGTGATGAAGAAATTgttgattattatttattttctaaacCTGGGAAATCATTAGATGAATTTGTTGAAAAAGCATTACGATTaactgatatatatattgattataCTGTTGTTGAAGATCTAGCTAAACATGCagtatttaataaatataaagaaggTGTTATTTTAATGGAGTTTCGTTATTCTCCTTCTTTTATGTCCTTCAAACATAATTTAGATAAGGATCTTATCCATGCAGCTATTGTTAAAGGTCTTAATGAAGCCGTTGCTTTAttagaatataaaatacaagTAGGGTTACTTTGTACAGGTGATGGTGGTCTTTCACATGAAAGAATGAAAGAAGCTGCCGAATTTTGtattaaacataaaaaagatTTTGTAGGTTATGATCATGCTGGTCATGAAGTTGATCTTAAACCATTTAAAGATATTTTTGCTGATATAAGAGAACAAGGCATCCCCTTATCTGTACATGCAGGAGAAGATGTAAGCATACCAAATTTAAATTCTCTTTACACAGCTATCAATTTATTACATGTTAAAAGAATTGGACATGGTATTAGAGTTTCAGAATCTCAAGAATTAATTGACTtagtaaaagaaaaagacaTCTTGTTAGAAGTATGTCCTATATCtaatgtattattaaataatgtcAAATCTATGGATACACACCCTATAAGAAAGTTGTATGATGCTGGTGTAAAAGTCTCAGTAAATTCTGATGATCCAGGAATGTTCTTAACAAACATAACTGATAATTATGaagaattatatttacaCTTGAATTTTACTTTGGCTGattttatgaaaatgaaCCTCTGGGCTGTTCAAAAATCCTTTTTGGACGAAgaaatcaaaaataaaattttaactaaatatttttaa
- a CDS encoding RAP protein, putative translates to MTLLRPRERVIINAIRRESRIKYKAKRMHKRFRSWAQQRIREYWLPMNVCLTSNVDLLDGQYLSACIQKAATLRKHDYELWNGYSKRVLEISKTLTPQQIGYIFYGMGKSKFLNTSFYFNFLKCIQNNLNDFYSHPLMCIAWCLNRLLIRDENFFKEFCKTIINKFDDIRTKDLIKINHCIAKLGIYDNNYKTFINKNIITKLESIFAQDFRNVINDVTLINLYDDEVKKYILTRFTNMFICSRPQHYRHAYKSAVAVRVISPHVWNNLSNKVRSFYVRLSMRRIPQTNRIPSSFQWEVSHCLSKLGISHRNTFLWGCYYIDIGETNEKRNCWFIDGPSSFYTSTNIYTESVKLQHTILYDLGWNIRRVVWIDWIKLGHDINQKIQYIKMLRQKQPLDKILTHTPSISSQQINEYLKILKQYKLKTENDNQQIKIDI, encoded by the coding sequence aTGACCCTGCTTCGACCCAGAGAAAGAGTCATAATTAACGCGATAAGAAGAGAAAgcagaataaaatataaagctAAACGTATGCACAAACGTTTTCGATCGTGGGCACAACAAAGAATTCGAGAGTACTGGCTACCTATGAATGTATGTTTAACAAGTAATGTTGATTTATTAGATGGACAATATTTGTCTGCATGTATTCAGAAAGCAGCAACATTAAGAAAACATGATTATGAATTATGGAATGGATATAGTAAACGAGTTTTAGAAATAAGTAAGACATTAACACCTCAACAAATaggttatatattttatggcATGGGTAAaagtaaatttttaaatacatcattttattttaattttttaaaatgtatacaaaataatttaaatgattttTATAGCCATCCATTAATGTGTATTGCATGGTGTCTTAATAGATTATTAATAAGagatgaaaatttttttaaagaattttGTAAgacaattataaataaatttgatgatataagaacaaaagatttaataaaaataaatcattgTATTGCTAAATTAGgcatatatgataataattataaaacatttataaataaaaatattattacaaaattAGAATCTATATTTGCTCAAGATTTTAGAAATGTAATAAATGATGTTactttaattaatttatatgatgatgaagttaaaaaatatattcttacaagatttacaaatatgtttatatgttcaAGACCTCAACATTATAGACATGCATATAAATCAGCTGTAGCTGTTAGAGTTATATCTCCACATGTATGGaataatttatcaaataaaGTAAGAAGCTTCTATGTTAGATTAAGTATGAGACGAATACCACAAACAAATAGAATCCCTTCATCATTTCAATGGGAAGTATCTCATTGTCTATCCAAATTAGGAATAAGTCATCGAAATACTTTTTTATGGGgttgttattatattgatataggagaaacaaatgaaaaaagaaattgttGGTTTATTGATGGAccttcttctttttatacatctacaaatatatatacagaaTCTGTTAAATTACAACATACAATTTTATATGACCTAGGATGGAATATAAGACGTGTCGTTTGGATTGACTGGATTAAATTAGGACATgatataaatcaaaaaatccaatatattaaaatgttaaGACAAAAACAACCATTAGATAAAATCTTAACACACACACCTTCCATATCATCAcaacaaataaatgaatatctcaaaattttaaaacaatataaattaaaaacagaaaatgataatcaacaaattaaaattgatatatga
- a CDS encoding transcription elongation factor SPT4, putative, with protein sequence MSTSKGRKKSDLKKIDDSFVEDINKDSLKKSRSGLQEDKALLKLRACLSCRMLKSESEFYQNGCINCKFLQLAGDRHRIHDCTTENFNGFMAITTPNKSWMAQYNDLSKYAPGFYALQVIGELPESIRDLKPNY encoded by the exons atGTCAACGTCTAAAG gAAGAAAGAAAtcagatttaaaaaaaatcgaTGATTCATTTGTAGAAGATATTAATAA GGATTCTCTAAAGAAGTCAAGGAGTGGATTACAAGAAGATAAAGCCTTATTAAAATTACGAGCATGTTTATCATGTCGTATGTTAAAATCTGAAAGTGAa tTTTATCAAAATGGATGTATTAATTGTAAATTTTTACAACTAGCAGGAGACAGGCACAGAATTCATGACTGTACTACCGAAAATTTTAATGGCTTTATGGCTATTACAACTCCTAATAAATCTTGGATGGCTCAATATAACGACTTGAGTAAGTATGCCCCTGGTTTTTACGCTTTACAAGTTATAGGAGAATTACCAGAATCTATAAGAGACTTAAAGCCAAATTATTGA